A genomic stretch from Setaria italica strain Yugu1 chromosome VII, Setaria_italica_v2.0, whole genome shotgun sequence includes:
- the LOC101785033 gene encoding uncharacterized RNA-binding protein C17H9.04c, which yields MAGGGGAGAGSSSGGSGSGGGGGGREGDWDCGGCGNRNYAFRSLCNRCKQPRLLVDPNTPRDSKWLPRAGDWICTGCSNNNYASRKNCKKCGLPKEEAAMPALQMAGMAMPAYATYIARLQSLAASAYKMNFGMAANSPLQQQLLANANWSYGLAGRYGMQSSGWPFGNNTTNQFPGVPKDWRNGDWLCSCGFHNYSSRTQCKECGAPVPSGIPSTTMKTTSDASSTLGTKRLASEELANDWDNKRLNPGNDNYPLSTAGTNNLFLGIEQGAGSSNGQAAFSKFDNGSSIALPSGQAMSGLMGKGAKWRDGDWMCSNCNNHNYASRAFCNRCKTQKESAVHPGVL from the exons atggccggaggcggcggcgcaggcgcgggctCGTCGTCGGGCGGGTCGGggtccggtggcggcggaggcggtcggGAGGGCGACTGGGACTGCGGCGGCTGCGGCAACCGCAACTACGCCTTCCGCTCCCTCTGCAACCGCTGCAAGCAGCCGCGCCTCCTCGTCGACCCCAACACACCGCGCGACTCCAAGTGGCTCCCCCGCGCCGGGGACTGGATCTGCACCG GTTGCAGTAACAATAATTATGCATCCAGAAAGAACTGCAAAAAGTGTGGCCTGCCCAAGGAGGAAGCAGCAATGCCAGCATTGCAAATGGCAGGGATGGCAATGCCAGCTTATGCAACTTATATCGCAAGACTACAAAGCCTTGCTGCTTCTGCCTATAAGATGAACTTTGGGATGGCTGCCAATTCACCTTTGCAGCAGCAACTACTTGCAAATGCAAACTGGTCCTATGGGTTGGCTGGTAGATATGGGATGCAGTCTTCTGGTTGGCCATTTGGCAACAACACCACAAATCAGTTTCCAGGTGTTCCAAAGGACTGGCGCAATGGAGACTGGCTCTGTAGCTGTGGATTCCATAACTATTCATCTCGTACTCAG TGCAAAGAGTGTGGTGCACCTGTACCATCAGGCATTCCCTCCACAACAATGAAAACTACGTCAGATGCCTCTTCCA CGTTAGGAACTAAGCGATTGGCATCAGAGGAACTTGCCAATGACTGGGATAATAAAAGGCTAAATCCAGGAAATGACAATTATCCGCTCTCG ACAGCAGGCACTAATAATTTGTTTTTGGGTATTGAGCAAGGAGCTGGAAGCAGCAATGGCCAGGCAGCTTTTTCCAAGTTTGACAATGGGAGCTCAATAGCATTACCATCTGGGCAGGCAATGTCTGGTCTTATGGGAAAAGG GGCAAAATGGCGCGACGGAGACTGGATGTGCAGCAACTGCAACAATCACAATTATGCATCTCGTGCGTTTTGCAACAG GTGCAAAACACAGAAAGAATCGGCAGTTCACCCTGGTGTGCTATAG